One Streptomyces fagopyri DNA window includes the following coding sequences:
- a CDS encoding AfsR/SARP family transcriptional regulator: MRIQVLGPLNAEVNGGSIVPSAGKPRQILSLLALYPGRVMPVPTLMEEIWATQPPQSALTTLQTYILQLRRRLGTAMGPGAPGGAKEVLATRHGGYLLQIPPDSVDVHQYDRLTREGQVAFESGDDEVSAARFREALGLWEGPALVDVRLGPVLEIEVVRLEESRLVTVERRIDADLRLGRHAELIAELIELTARHPQHEGLHSQAMVALYRSGRQASALEVYRRLRVRLIEDLGVEPSPQLQRLHQAVLTVDPQLDVLAGPRHSSTYDLFTA; this comes from the coding sequence GTGAGGATTCAGGTTCTGGGTCCGTTGAATGCCGAGGTCAACGGGGGATCCATCGTTCCGAGCGCGGGCAAGCCGCGGCAGATCCTGTCGCTGCTGGCGTTGTATCCCGGACGGGTGATGCCCGTCCCGACCCTCATGGAGGAGATCTGGGCGACGCAGCCCCCGCAGAGCGCACTGACGACCCTGCAGACCTACATCCTGCAACTGCGCCGGCGGCTGGGCACCGCGATGGGCCCCGGCGCACCGGGCGGCGCCAAGGAGGTACTGGCCACCCGGCACGGCGGATACCTGCTGCAGATCCCGCCCGACAGCGTCGACGTGCACCAGTACGACCGTCTGACGCGGGAGGGACAGGTCGCCTTCGAGAGCGGCGACGACGAGGTCTCCGCCGCCCGCTTCCGCGAGGCCCTGGGACTGTGGGAGGGCCCCGCCCTGGTCGACGTACGCCTGGGGCCGGTCCTGGAGATCGAGGTGGTACGGCTGGAGGAGAGCCGGCTGGTCACCGTGGAGCGGCGCATCGACGCCGACCTGCGGCTGGGCCGGCACGCCGAACTCATCGCCGAACTCATAGAACTGACTGCCCGTCATCCCCAGCACGAGGGGCTGCACTCGCAGGCCATGGTGGCGCTCTACCGCTCCGGCCGGCAGGCCTCCGCCCTGGAGGTCTACCGCAGGCTGCGGGTCCGGCTGATCGAGGACCTGGGCGTGGAGCCCTCCCCTCAGCTGCAGCGCCTCCACCAGGCCGTCCTGACCGTCGACCCCCAGCTGGACGTACTGGC